ATTGTGACATCTTTTATAACATATGCCAAAAGTACATTCTTCCATTCTACTTTTATTAGTTAGCATGCCATTAGTTCTTCAGACTTTTTCTTAGTTACTTAAAAGGAGATGTTATATGCAGTGATGAACAGAAGTTTATCAAAGGTCAAATGATAGACTATCAACCAGGGTCAATCTTACTTGTGTTTGACTTTTAGCTGTGGAAGAGGAGTGGTCCCAGTTCATCTCCATTCTCTAGCCCAGCCTCATCCCGCTCCCAGACACCAGAGAGGCCAGCAAAGAAAGTCAGGTAAGGTGatcaggtccatctagtcaaggctatgggtttcccagtagtcatgtatgggtgtgagagttggactgtgaagaaagctgagtgctgaagaactgatgcttttgaactgtggtgttggagaagactcttgagagtcctttggactgcaaggagatccaaccagtccatcctaaaggagatcagtcctgggtgttcattggaaggactgatactgaagctgaaacttcaatacttgggccacctgatgcgaagagttgactcattggaaaagaccctgatgctgggaaatgttgagggcaggaggagaaggggacgacagaggatgagatggttggatggttcaccaactcgacggacttGAGTTTGGCTAAACTCTgggaagtggtgatggacagggaggcctggtgtgctgcagtccatgaggtcgcaaagagttggacacaactgagcaactgaactgaatccattaTTAATTGCTGCATGGATTAATGAGAGGGGCAGGAAAGGAGGGACATTTACTTGGCTCCTGGGTTTTCCTCAGCTCTGATTTGGAGGACTGAAGAATCAGCATGTAGACGACAGTGAACTGCCCACCTGAGTCGCTCTCATCTCTCCCCATTCTTTTGTTCCCAGCTGTAGAGACCGCGGGCTCTCTCCCCCACACTGTAGCATGAGTGGTGGGGGTGCAGGAGTAGAGACTGCACAGAACAGGGCAGACAGAGTGAATGATGTCAGTGGGCAGCAGACTTCACATTCTGGACTCCAGCGGACCCTCTGGGCACCTGCGGTCAACTGTAGGGATCAGGCCTGTGACTAGAGCTTttaggaacttggtgggctgtaAGTAAGGTTTTGAAAAGTGTTGATTTGTGGTGGTTTTTTAAGACAAAGGTTTCTCCATGGCTTCCATAAACTGCCTCCATTCATTTCTATTGGGATTTTCTTttggcttctattttttttttgtcctggcCTACTGAGGTCCTAAATCATGGTGGTTCTAGACTAGTTGGTAGGCAAGCAGGTACAGGAAGTTATCCAGTACTTTCTGTCAGCAAGTCTTTCTAAACTTAATTGTGCCTTTTTCTCCTGCAGAGAAGAGGAGCTTTCTCATCATTCTAGCTCTTCAGCTCCGTTGGTAACAGACAAGGAGTCCCCGGGAGAAAAGGGTAAGTTGATGAGTGCACTAGAGCAGCTGTTGGTGGAAGTATCCAGCACTGCCTTgtgaagggcctggtgggcacaGAGAAGGATGCTTCTGTCTTTCAGAGGTTTATAGTCAGGTAAGGGAGAAAGGTGACTCAGAGAAATACAGTAGAATACGTGATGACAGTAGGCTATGGATAAGTTTAGGTTGAGGTATCTGTGAGCAGTCCAGATGACTGTTGTCCAGTAAGcagttttctgggcttccctggtggctcagtggtgaagaatccacctgctaatacaggagacacaggtttgatccatgggtcgggaaggtctggagaaggaaatggcaacccaccctagtattcttgcctgaaaaaccccatggacagaggaccctggcaggctacagtccagagagttgcaaagagttggacatgactgaacaacagcagaagTAGTTGGATACTTTGATTTGGAGCAATTCTCCCTTTATATCCTCTTGACTGTTGGAAATAATCTAGCAAACACCATCCAAGAGCCCAAATCATGGAAAATAGAATCTTTCAGAGATACCCAATGAAAATTCAGTGTTAAAAACAGGAGATAGATAACCTGTCCATTTctggcagagaaaaagaaaattctttctttctttctttagttgcCGATCCAACCACGTGGAAGAAGCAGAACTCATGGAATTCCCCATCAACACCTGGCAGCTCCGGGCAGCGTAAACGGAAGGTTCAACTGCTGCCCTCTAGGCGAGGAGACCAGCTGACCTTGGTATGGTCCTGTCCCTCTACTTCTGCCCACCCCAGCTTAGCTCTACCTTAAGAAGGCTAAATACAGGATTCTTACAGTTTCTCCTGATTGacaacttctttttctctttggtagCCTCCACCTCCCCAGCTTGGTTATTCGATCACTGCTGAGGACTTGGACTTGGAAAAGAAAGCTTCGttacaatggtttaacaaggtcttagAGGATAAGACTGGTAAGGAATATAAATCAGTTGCACACTCCAGAGAGGCTTTGTATCCTTGGGTTTTATTTTGGTCTTTCTCATGTGGGAAATCCATTTGGGCCCTCAGTGGAATCTGGAGAACGGTGAGCATTGAAGGGAGACCTTTGTGAGTTGTACCGAGGCCCCGAACTTCCCATGCTCCATGATCTGCAACTGGAAAGAGTTCCCAAACAGTGTCATCTTTTCTTTCATCCCTAGACGCTGCCTCGACCTCTGTTACCGAGGCCCCACCTGCCAGTCAGTCTTCCTTCACTTTGACCCTGCCTGCCGCTGGGACTGCTTCATCCCCAACCTCCCTCCAAGCCCCCAGCGCTAACACCCTGTTGGAGAGCTTGAAGAAGATGCAGAATTCCCCGGGGCTACCTTCCCTCCCTGGTGAGTGGGAGAGcttactttgttttgtttgttttttggccgcaccacacagcttgtaggatcttagtcccctgaccaggcatcaaacccagagaccgctgcagtggaagcgtggagtcctagcTACTGGACTGCCAGCGAGTTCCCAGGAGAGCTTCTTCGGCGCGTGTAATGACATCAGCTTTTGTTTAGGTAGAAGTAAAAGCTccaggacttcgctggtggtatATGGGTAAGAAgagtctacctgccagtgcaggggactcagggtttttttttttttaattattttaattggaggctaattactttacgatattgtggtggtttttgccgtacattgacatgaatcagccacgggtgtacatgtgaggggactcagatttgatccctggtctgggatgattccacatactgcagggcagctaagcccacatgctctaggacctgtgagccacagctactgaatctTGGTTGCCTGGAGCCCCTGgttcacaacaaaagaagccaccacagtgagaagcccacgcaccacaaccagagagtagcccccgctcacggccactagagaaagcccatgcgcagcaGCAAGGCCCAACACAGCCAAGTCATTcaacaaaaaaagttttttaagaagtaaaagcACTATGCTCATCAATTCCTGGAAATTGTTCCAAAGGTTGACCCTGTTCTAGCTCCTCTAACCAGAGCTGGTGCAGCCTTAAGAGCTTTAGAAGCTGTCATCAGTTTTAGGGAAGGGCTGCAACACTCAGAGGCAGCTGCAACACTGCTGAGGGAGGCAGCTTAGTTTTGGTCGCCAAGTGGCTCTTGATTTGAAACCCAGTCCCTCAGCTCCTCTGAGCCTTGTTTGTCGTCATCTGTAAGATGAGAAAATAACGCTGACCTTGTGAGGTGTCCCGGAAGTGTCAGTGATCACATGGTTAGGATGTCTTATCCCACACTTAGACTACGGTCAGAAGGTAACATTACTCTTCTCGAAGTTTCCAGGGTCTGCTGCTGTTCAGCCTTCCTGGCACTGCATATACACACTCTCCTCTGCTGCGCTTTATCGTGTCGTAAAATGTGTCAGGCATCCAGATGGCTCAGAGACCATCTCCTCATTCACGGTTGTGTGCTCTCTACTTGCACCTTGTGGGTCAGTATAGCACAGTGCGTCTCTGTTAGCTGTGTAAGGTGTATCTAGATTATTGACTGGACTTAAGTTCAGGTGATtggcattttctttgtttctatatgTGTTATCCCCAGCGGGGCCCACGTTTTATCCTCTTCTGAAATCTTTCTTATGATCTGTGAAGGGTAGAGATAACGAACACTGGCCTATTTTCAGGaatgaacactttttaaaagttctgtgACATGGATTTAGTCGTAATTGTTGACTGTTGAATCCCGAGCACTGTGCTGGGCTTTGAGCACCATCACATCTGAAGTATTCCAGatttgccttctccactttctttCTCCACAGAGCCTGCTGGAGTGACCACCCCCTGTGGCCGATTCGCCACACCGTCACATCTGCAGTATTCCAGATTTGctttctccactttctttctcCACAGAGCCTGCTGCAGTGACCACTACTGTGGCCGATTCACCCCCAAAGACACCCAGTCCTCTGGCCTCTCTGAGCTCCTCACAGTCAGGAGCACTTCCAGCCACCTCCTCCGACTCCAGATCCACCACTGCTCTCTTGGGGCTGACCCGGGCTTCTTCCCCAGGACCCGTCACCGATGCCGCCAAGTCCCCTCCGGCCCCTTCAGCTGAGACATCCACCAAATCTCAGGCCCTGTCCACCCCGCCTCCCAGCCCCAAGCAGAGCATCCTGTTTGGAATGCTGAGCACCCCAGCTGCTAACCCTCCTGCCTCTGTAGCCCCTGCTATGTCTTCAGCATCGCCCATGTTCAGGCCCATTTTTGTGGCCCCCCTGAAAAGCGAGAGTGGGGACCCCTTGCCCTCTAGCCCTTCCACGGTCACGGCTGTAGCATCTTCTAGCTCGGCCCTCCCCACGACTACCAGCAGCACAGGCCCCGCTTTCAAGCCAATCTTTAGCAGTGTGGGGCCACCCACATCTGTGCCCGGGCTAACTCCCTTCTTCAAGCAAACAGCTACTCTGGCCACTACCACGAGTGCCCCTCTCTTCACCGGCCAGGCCACTGCCGCCTCCACAGTGACTTCCGTGGCCACAGCCAGCACCTCCACAGACCCTGCTCCGAAGCCCTCGTTCAGCTTCGGTGTGAGCAGTGTGCCCAGCACCGCTGCTTCCGCCTCCCAGCCCTTCCTCTTTGGGGCTCCCCCGACTTCCGGTGCCAGCTCCACCCCAGCTGGGGGCTCCATATTCCAATTTGGCAAGCCTCCCGCCATGCCCACCTCCACATCAGTCACCACCTTTGGCCAGTCGCTTCCCAGTGCCCCTCAGACagcccccagcagcagcagcagcagcagcagcagcagcagcagcactggctTCAGCGGTTTTGGCAGCAGCCTCAGCACCTCCGCTCCAGCCACCACCGGCCAGCCCACGCTGACGTTCAGCAGCACCGCCACCCCAGCCTTCAACATTCCCTTTGCCTCGGGCACCAAGCCCACTCTCCCATCCTACCCGGGCGCCAACCCCCAGCCCACCTTCGGGGCTGCCGAGGGGCAGCCGCAGGGGGCTACCAAGCCGGCTCTCGTGCCCAGCTTTGGCAGCTCTTTCACTTTTGGAAACTCTGCAGCCCCAACCCCGACTGCGACCCCAGCGCCGACCCCAGCCCAGCCAGCGTTTGGCGGCACCGCTCAGCCGGTGTTTGGCAGTCTGAAAGCCACACCCTCTGCCTTCGGCACCTCCACCAGCACCCGGCCAGCCTTTGGCAGCACCACAGCTGTTTTCTCGTTTGGTGCGGCCACCACCTCTGGCTTTGGCGCTACCACCCAGACTACCAGCAGCGGGACCAGCGGCTCAGTGTTCGGCGGTACAACACCGTCGCCCTTCATGTTTGGGGGACCAGCCACCCCGGCTGGGAGTGGGGCCTTCGGGATGAGTGTGGCCACCCCGGGCACCAGCGCTGCCTCTGGAGCATTTGGCTTCGGGGCAGGACAGAGTGGGACCACTGGCAGCACAGCGCCTTTTGGGGGAGGCTTGAGTCAAAACAGCTTGGGCACACCCAACCAGACCACATCCTTTGCCTTCAGTGTGACCAGCACACCGGACAGCAAACCTGTGTTTGGAGGTACGATCCCGAGTTGACTTGGCCCACGGGGCAGTGTCCACTTGTTGGAGCTTTATATAGGGGTAGTGAGGAGACGGGCGTTAAATGTGTCAATACACTATCAGTTTCTTGGTAAGATCTGTGATTACTGAGTGCAGAGGAATGCCTTTCTGAGAAAGTAACACACTTACTCTCTGAGACTGTGACGAGAAGGGTTTGGGGTGTGGGTGGAGGCGGGTGTGAGAGGGCCCCGCAGGACCTCCCGAGTAGTTGCTTCGTAGGCGGGGAGATGGTATAGGCTCACAGGCAGTGTCACACACTCTGTGGTTGTGAGTGAGGCCTGTCAGCACTGTTGTTCCCAGCCATGTTCAGTTGTGAGATGTAGGCCTACATTAAGTGGTAGCTGGTGAAGCCAGCCTGTTGAATCTGAAGCAAGTACAGTGGGAGGGGCGGTGGGCAGGTGTTCTGgggggctgaggggaggggaggtctgGAGCAGTGGTGGTGacgggtgggaggggagggaaagcCTGAGTGGCAGAAATCTGCCTTCCACCCCCGCCAACGCCCCCCAGCCAGCCGCCTCCTACGTGAGGGAAGGCAGGGCTGAAGGGACGGCAGGACTGGGTGGGGAGTCCCAGGGGACCCTCAGGGCGGAGAGGGGAGGACAAGCGAACGAGGAGAGACGCAGCGCATCTAGTCCTGACGGGGGCGCAGGTCGTCGGGCTCCGGCTGAAGGCAGAGGTCCACTGAGTCGGCCCCTGTGCTGGGTTTGTTGGCTGAGGCAATGCAGGGGCCCTGCTCCTTAGGTGGCCAAAAGCCAGCCCTGCCGTGGCACCGCTGGTGGCTGGGAGGCTCGCCCGGGGTAGCGGGTGTGAAGGTCAGTGGGGGGACCCAGAGCCCAGGCGTCCTGCGGGAAGGCCCTGCCAGGAGCCGGGCTCCCTCGAGGCTCCTCCCCCACTGCCTCCCAGCCTGGTCCctacagctctctctctctctccatcctagGCACCTCCACGCCCACCTTCGGTCAGAGCACCCCAGCCCCTGGGGTGGGAGCAGCTGGCAGCAGCCTCTCCTTTGGGGCATCCTCAACACCTGCCCAAGGCTTTGTCGGAGTCGGACCTTTTGGTAAGTGGCCAGTGTGACCTCGTCTCCTCTCtgaagaggggtggggtgggctggcaGCATCCAGCTGTCCAAGGCCCATCCAGGAGTCCAGCACCACCCACGTTTGGAGTTGGGCAACTGACCATTCGGAAGCCAGGTGAAAATGCTGGTCCAGGCCTTGTTCCCAGACTGTCTGTGGTCTtgtgattttgcatttttaaccAGCACCTCTCCCAGAGGGATTGCCGTTATCCAATGCCCACTGACAGCATTTAGAGAAGTGCTCCTGGGTCCCAGCCGCCCTGATGAGATCTTGTTGAATCTTTCCAGGATCGACAGCCCCTTCCTTTTCCATTGGTGCGGGATCCAAGACCCCAGGGGCTCGACAGCGGCTACAGGCCCGGAGGCAGCACACCCGCAAGAAATAGCCTTCGTCCCTCACCCAGCCCCCCACCACCCCTTGCCCAAATCCAGACCTCGGCACCTGCTAGGAAGAGCCTCTGATCCTTCTGGTTCCGCCACGCAGACCAACCCCAGGCCTCTGGCTTCAGCCCGCAGGGAGGTAGTGGCAGCGCCAGGGGCTGTTTCCCTCTCTCAGGAAGCAGAAGCCCCAGGTCGGGGGGGTCATGGGGGGAGGGATGTGGCAGGGCAGAAGCTGTTACCTTACTTGAACAGTTGAACTGGTGAAGCTGGAGAGAACTAAAGAAACATCTGTACATACTGTCCACTTCCTTCCCCAACGCTCGTGTAGTGTGTGAGCTCAGGCAGGCAGCCCgctgcccacctcctccccaacAGCCATCTTGGCCGGAGGCCAGCAGGTCAAGCCCTGCTGCCTGCATCTCTGTGCACTTGATGGGTTGGGGTGGACCGTCCCCGAAGCCGCACCGGGCTTGGCTTGGCTGTACAAGTGGCTTTCCCCCTCCAGTCCCATGAGGGGACTGTTTCCCCACTTCTTGCTGCTTCATCCCTCACCGGTTCCTTGCAGGGtcaattccttttaaaatgatcctgagTCTAGCTTTGCCTTGGAGACCCCAGCGGGTGCAGCTCCTGCTATTCCACTTCCTCCTGCCAAGTCCGAGCCGACCTTTCACCCCCAACCCGCTCTGCCAGTTTGGCCCCTCAAAGCTTGGTGGCTCAAGACTGTTAGCCTGGCAGACCCAGGGGTGGTACCTCCCTCGGGAGAGGGAAGCTCTTGGCACAGGCAGGACACACCGCACACACACAGCCGCCCCACCCCGCTGCTTTCAGCTGCCTGCTCACCCACCGTCCCCATTGGCCTCCCGGGCCCGTCTGCCTCTGCGGGATCGTCTGTTTAAAGCTTTGTCCTGTGTTACTTTGTCTGATGCTCATGTCTGTTGCTCTTTGAATCGAGTTTGGAGGAAGAATTGAATTGTGTGAGTGGCGGCATGTTGGTAGTGCCGGACTTAACTGTTGCTCAAGTTTCTGGGGCCTCGCTCATCGAGTGTGGGAAGTGGCACCACTCTGTGGCTCCAAGTGCCAAGTCTTGAATTCTCACATGGTGTTTCGACTTTAAAGGGCTGGCAGCCCAGGAGGACGGGGCCATGGGGAAGGGCTTCTGCCCTATGCTCGCTCTTTCCCACCTACCTGACCTCAGTGTCTGTAGTATGTGGTAGAAACCCTAAATTAAcgaaccactttttaaaattgccgtcttcctcccttccttcccttcccttctccctttgtTCCCAACCCAAGCCCCTTACCCCAGGCCCATGAGCCTTGCTGCCATGCCCATCCTCTTTGGGAGAAGTATGAATGCGTGTgtctaaattaaaagaaaaaaaatatttaaacattttttaacaataaaaatttatttttgtatttaagctAAATTGCCTTTTAAATTCCTTCAAGCTTGGTTCATTGAGGTGGTTCAGTATAAATGCTATTTGACTAGAGATTAGTTGTGTAGAGTTAAGTTATGCCTGTGTGAAGAAGAGGCTCAGGTGCTGTCCCGGCAGCATTCCTGAGGGACTTGAGCTCCTTctggaaacagaaaaatgtaattcttattttatgaatAATGTGACGTAGGTGTAACTAGTCCCCTCCCCTTTGTGACTGAGGGTGAATGGTTCGTGGCGGGGGACACGCCTCCACACCCCGAGAGCTCTGTTGCATGTGGAGCTGGGTGGGGGCCTGAGTCCCGGGTACCTGCTCGGATGGGAGGGAGCGGGCACGGGTCTAGAAATCAGGCTGCTGCCTATACCTCACGGAAGGTAGACCCTCGGCTCGATTACCTCAGCTCCACAGGCAGGACAGCTGGTCCAGGAGCCCCCGCCCTAAGTGTGAGTGCGTGAATGTGGGTGTGGGCACGTACGTGCACTGGACAGGGACGGGAGGCTGGGACTTTCCACTATAAACAAAGACTGAATTCCTGTGAGTCCAGTTGGGATTTTtagtatgaatgtgagatttttCTTCTTGCTTATGTCATTAAGAATAAAAAAACTGTGATCTATCGTAGACTATGTCCTGCGTTTATTTTTGTGAGCAGCAGTGCGTCTCACCCACAAAAGCACAGCCCAGGGAAGGGACCCAAAGCAGAGGAGTGTCCCGTCTCTCTCCAGCTGGAGGAACGGGGTTCCTGGTCTTCTTCCTCCAGCCATAACCAGACTGCCACCTGGGGCCGAGGCCCTGAGAGGCGTCGGCGCTCTACGCCCGCTAAGTGCCAGGGGTAGCCGCCGCTTTCCGCCGCCTCTTCTTCCCctttggggctgggctgggcgtcAGCTCTGAGGCTGCCGCTTCAGCCTGTGAAACAGAGCTAGAAGAAAAGTAAAGGGGGTGAGATGTGCCCCAGTCCTCCAGCCTCTTCCAGGTAGGCCCCCCGGTCACTCACCTCGGCACCTCTACCCGTTCAAGCACCGCGATGAAGAAGCCACCGGTGAGCGTGGTCTCGGGGGAGGCCCGGAGGCAGTGTTCAGCGCCTGGAAAGGCGCCGAGGCCTCGGTGCGGCCAGGAGGGGAGGACGGCAGCCAGCCTGCAGGCAGGCGTTGGGATGGGCTTCTAGGTCAgaggcagccccctccccaagGCCCTGGTGGACACCTACTACCTGAAGGCCCCCAGGCTCTGCTGCAGGGCGGCGCACACCACGTCTTCATTCTCTTCCTGGCAGACGGAGCACGTGGAGTAGACGAGGCGTCGCAGGGCGGGGAACCTGAGTGCGTGGCTCAGCGCCCGCTGCTGGAAGGCAGCCAGTGCTCGCAGGCGCTCTGGGCTCGGCATGCCAGCCTTGGGCTCCTCCAGCTGTCTGCTGGGCATCCCTAGGGAAGAGTGCTTTCAGCACAGCCAGCCTGGAAGAGCAGGTCCCGCTTCCAGGAGAGCACGTCTGCCACGGGTCACAGGAACCAAACCTCAGGCCGGGACAACCGACCACCCCTCACGCCCCAAGGTTGCCCTGGGTCCGTGAGCCCTGGGCCGTGCTCCCCGCCATCTCACCAGAGCCGCTACAGGAGGGATCCAGCAAGATGTACTGGACCTGACAGTAACGCTGGTCTGAGGGCGAGACCGTCAGGAAGTCCTGCTCGGCCAGCTCGCAGCAGGAGACCCCCGCCCGGGCCAGCAGGGTAGCCATAGACGCCAGTCGCTTGGCATCCTGGTCAAAGGCAAAGATCTTCCTAGGGAGGAGGGCAGAGTtgaagtgaactgagaacttaaTGGAGCACGTAAGAGCCCACAGCTCTGACACAGTAACACGTACGTGAAGTCAGGACACACAGACTATTTAAATGTCTTTAACTTCTAAAAAGCTCAGTGGTCAGAAATAGCTGGCCTGGGCTCTGTGCTCCGAGGGCTCAGGGACTCATCTCACACCTGCCGCCCACTGGGAAGCTTAGGGAGCTGCCCTAGGTCCAGAAGGGAACACTGAAAGGCAAGGCCTCCTTTCGGCCTGCAGGACTTCCTGGAATAAGTGTTCCTTATCTCTTCCTACAAAGTACGGGATCAGATCCCACCCCACTCCTGTCTGACCATGGCACTCACCCTTGGTTCTTGAGAAGAGCAGCCAGGTGACTGGTCTTATTGCCTGGGGCAGCACATGCATCGATGACGTGGGACCCTGGGGGCGGAGCCAGCAGCATGGCCGGGAGACAACTTGCCTGGCGGCGCAGAGCACAGGGGCTGGGTGAACGGAGGCCCCAGGCTGACCACCCCCCACCTGCTTCCCCCCTTTCCACCCATCCTCCCTACCTTGTCTTGCAGGATGAGGTGACCGGCTTGGTACAGCGGATGGTCATGCAGATCTGTCTGGGCAGGAAACACAAGCAACTCTGGCAGCAAGGGATCCAGGAGAAAACACTTCCCTTTGAGGGCCCTGATGTCATCGAGGCTGCCAGGGAATACGAACTGCTTATTCCACATTTTATGCCTCCCTCCATGCCAGGTACCAGCCAGGCACTTCACACGTCACCTGACTGCTTACTGGTGTGACAAAAGCTTAAAACTGCTGTGAGTATATTAACACGCTGATAAGACAGAGGCAACAGTTCAGAGAATGGGGTTCTCAGGCAAGACTCTGTGTCCAGAAGATGCCAGAGGTGGAGGCATGGGCACCTCAGCCTCTGTACTTCTCGAAAACGGTAGGTATTAAATGACGTGCAAACCTCGTAGGAAAAGATTTCGCACACATTAGGCTCGCAACAGCCAGTACTATCAGAACATAACCCTGTGGGGAAAGGCCTGGTACAGGGAGGTGAGTACTGAGTCGATTCCTGATGGATGAATTAGTACCCAGAGGAGCTGAAGTGAAAACTTTGTTCACTAAACTATGGAAAAGCACTGTCCATTCACTTGCCCCATGTAGAAAACATCAGAGAATAACAACTCAGATGAGAAAGCTAACAAGCAGTGGAGAGaaaaagtgagtcactcagccgtgactgactctttgagaccccctggactgtagcccaccaggctcccctgtccatggaattctccaggcaagaatactggagtgggaagccattcccttctccaggggatcttcccaactcagggatcaaacccaggcctcccacattgcaggcacattcttgaccgtctgagccaccagggaagcctgacaagtAGCTGGCATCCAAACCAACACACAGCCATCCTCCACCACCCTGGTATCTAAGCGACACGCTGCAGGCCGACAGGGAGACATCTGCAACAGATAAGGGCGATGGAGGGAGAGGACGCCGCTTCCCAGAGCGGTGAGGGGACAGAACAGGAGGCAGGAGCAGGGGCGGGGCGGCCACGGAGCAGCAAGCACCGCGGGAACACAGGTGCACAGCAGACGCGCCTGGAAGGGGCAGGGAGGCACAGCCCAGCGGAGGGCCAAGGGTTTTCAGTGAGGGAGTAAAGCGTCAGATCTGCGTTCAGAACTTTCTGCAGCCGACACAGAGAGGACGAGTGTGACAGCAAAGTCTGGACGTGGGGAGGCCGGCTGAGGGTTCTCGTGCCAGCCACGACAGGATATGATGCTGAAACCTAGGCAGTGTCCAGAAGGAGAGACTCTAAAGGCAGAGCAGTGAACGCCCAGACAGACAGGAGGGAAGCGTGTACAATGACTCAGTTTCGACTTTGACCAAATGGGTGCGCAATAGTGACATCTGTTAAAACAGGGAATGCACAAGATGCCAAGTTTAGGGATGCCAGGATGTAAAGTAATCGATGTGTGATATACCACAAACAGGACAAAAATCACATAaccatctcaacagatgcagaaaaggcatttgaaaaaaatcagcatccactcatgataaaaattctcatcaaACTTGGTACTGAAGGAACATATAGCAACATAATAAGGtctgtatatgacaaacccacagctcaCATCACACTCAATGGGGAAAGGCTGAAAGttcttcctctaaaatcaggCACAAAACAAGGACAGCTACTCCAGTCACTTCTATTTAATACAGCATTccatgctcagtcgcgtctgactctctgtgacccccattgactgcagcccgccaaactgctctgtccaagggattttc
This window of the Capricornis sumatraensis isolate serow.1 chromosome 3, serow.2, whole genome shotgun sequence genome carries:
- the POM121C gene encoding nuclear envelope pore membrane protein POM 121C isoform X3, whose translation is MSPAAVAAGGGNRRRPIASVREGRGWGWGRPAGAVLLGLSLLGLVLYLVPAAAALAWLAVGATAAWWGLSREPRGSRALSSLFWNARRRRTLLASPPAKSAANGNLLEPRSPLEGPDPAELLLMGSYLGKPGPPQPAPAPEPRDVRERPGRRPPVRTASPAQSAHTQRVQVHPSLPTSLLRPSRRPSYRDCGTLSHRFVVTPRRRYPIQQAQYSLLGVLPTVCWNGCHKKTVLSPRNSKMVCSPVTVRIAPPDSKLTRSPLPEQIINSTLSSPSTSAPDPCAKETVLNALKERKKRTVEEEDQVFADGQENKRRRHDSSGSGHSAFEPLVANGAPAAFVPKPGSLKRGLNSQNSDDHLNKRSRTSSVSSLTGSTYTGGIPSSSRNAITSSYSSTRGLSQPPPPQLGYSITAEDLDLEKKASLQWFNKVLEDKTDAASTSVTEAPPASQSSFTLTLPAAGTASSPTSLQAPSANTLLESLKKMQNSPGLPSLPEPAAVTTTVADSPPKTPSPLASLSSSQSGALPATSSDSRSTTALLGLTRASSPGPVTDAAKSPPAPSAETSTKSQALSTPPPSPKQSILFGMLSTPAANPPASVAPAMSSASPMFRPIFVAPLKSESGDPLPSSPSTVTAVASSSSALPTTTSSTGPAFKPIFSSVGPPTSVPGLTPFFKQTATLATTTSAPLFTGQATAASTVTSVATASTSTDPAPKPSFSFGVSSVPSTAASASQPFLFGAPPTSGASSTPAGGSIFQFGKPPAMPTSTSVTTFGQSLPSAPQTAPSSSSSSSSSSSSTGFSGFGSSLSTSAPATTGQPTLTFSSTATPAFNIPFASGTKPTLPSYPGANPQPTFGAAEGQPQGATKPALVPSFGSSFTFGNSAAPTPTATPAPTPAQPAFGGTAQPVFGSLKATPSAFGTSTSTRPAFGSTTAVFSFGAATTSGFGATTQTTSSGTSGSVFGGTTPSPFMFGGPATPAGSGAFGMSVATPGTSAASGAFGFGAGQSGTTGSTAPFGGGLSQNSLGTPNQTTSFAFSVTSTPDSKPVFGGTSTPTFGQSTPAPGVGAAGSSLSFGASSTPAQGFVGVGPFGSTAPSFSIGAGSKTPGARQRLQARRQHTRKK